Genomic window (Blastocatellia bacterium):
GGCTGCCGAAGCTTTCCGCTATAAAGTGACCGCTTCAGCCGACGCCCTGGCCAATGTATGGGCGGCGCTGCGCGGTATCCGCTCGCTGCGCGTTGTCACTGGAACCGATCTGCTTGCACGCTGTCTGGTGCCGACCGACTGGGCGTTTGCTTCATCCATCACGCACGAAGAGGCGGGCCACGGAATTTATAACGGCATGGTTGACGGCCATAGCTACAGTTGGGTAGGTCACACGTCGCGCGATCAGTACACCGGCGTCTTCTTCGGCCTCGGCGTCGCTTATGACATGGTCGAAGACACGGCAGTCCGCGCCTTTATTCAAACCGAAGTGACGGCGCTGCTCGCATTCCTGCTCAATAACAACTGGGCCGTCGTCATGCCGGATCACTCGGTCAGCACGATTTTCTGGGGCCGGCCCGATCAGCAGTTGAGCTTTCTTCAAGTGGGCCGGCGGGTCAATCCAGAGCAATTCGAATCACCCTATGTGAGCTATCGCGCGCAGTACGCCGCGACGGTTATCACGCCCATCGCGTTTGAATGCCTCGACGATTACGGCTCTTATTTTAAGTTCAACCTGGACGAAGCCAACCTTTATAACCTCATCCGGCTCGAAGACACGCCGAAGAACCGCAAGCGCTACATGAAGGCTTACAAGGTTCTCCGCCGCGCGCTGGATAGCCACCGGAATGCCTACTTCAACATGATAGATCGAGGGTTGAAAGAGCCCGACAGCCAACGCGACGCCGAGACGCGCAGCCTGTTGGAAGACTGGCTCAAGCGACCGCGGCGCGACGTGTGGGTGGACAATCGCTTGAAGTATTTCCCCTGCGGCAGCTCGCGCGCTTGCACAGCCATCGCGGTTGCGGATCGGGTGACGACGGATTTCATCTGGCAGCGGAATCCATTCGATCTGGTAGGCGGAGGCGGGGGGACGATTGAATCTGCCGGCATCGATTACCTTCTGCCGTACTGGATGGCGCGCTACTACGGCGTGCTCAGCAATTGAGAGGACGACTTCGAAGTCCGAACCAATTCGGGAAAGCAGCACAGCTCGAACGCTCACATCTTGTGGTCGCCGAGAGTCTTTCAGAAAGAGCTTGTGAACGGCGACCTCTCGTCGTAAAGTGACCAGAGCCGATTTAAGTTGTAATTTCCAAAGGTTTTAACGAAGTGTGGGGAAACGATGTACACACTGGTCACATTCGCCACGCAATGGGGAAGCAAGCACGGGGGCATCAACAGCTTTAACACCGATTTTCTTTCTGCGTTCGGTGCCGCATACAACCTGAGTACTCAGATTATTTGTATTGTCGCTAGCAACACTCCAGAGGCCAGCGAAGATGCCTCCAAATGGCATGTGCGCCTGGTCCCTTTACCCTATGACCCTGCCGCCAAAGCGTTCGGCCAGGATCATGGTGAAGCCGGTGTTCAACAACTCAAGCGCTTCAATATTGACTTCGACCCTGACAAAACGGTGTGGCTTGGGCACGACCGCATCACCGGCGAAGCTGCGATTGCGGCGGCAAAGGTTGCCGGTGGCCGTTCGGCTGTGATTCACCACATGAGTTATAACCACTATGAGTCTTATGCTGAAGACTCGCAATCAGCACTGATAAAAACAGAGACGCAAGCCCGCCTGTTTCAAAATGCCGACCTGGTTTTGGCGGTGGGACCGCTACTCCGGGATGCAGTGAAAGACCTCATCAGCGAAGGGAAGCCTGTTCACATGCTGATTCCTGGTCTTGCAGAAATTGATCCGCAAAATGCACCTAATACCTTTGTGGCTTTTCTGAGTGGCCGGTTGAGCGATGATGCGGCCCGTATCAAACAAGGCAATCTCGGCCTCGCTGCATTCGCAAGAGCGCACCGCGATGCTCGTGAAAACGAGATGCCCGATGCCTTGCGTAATCAACCAAAGCTACTTTTGCGTGGGGTCGATTTTGAAGGCCAATCATCTGACTCTCCCTTGCGTAATCCACGAGAGGTAGAGGCCGAGCTAAAACAATTCGCCTATGGATACGCCGATGCAGTAATCAATCTTCACGCCTTGCCATACACAGAAGATCGCCAACAACTCTATCGCGAGCTGAGTCGGGCGAGCGTGGCCCTGATGCCTTCATGGCATGAGGGCTTTGGCTTGGTGGCATGGGAAGCGATCGCTGCCGGTGTACCTCTAATTGTGAGCAAACAGAGCGGTGTATATAGGCTGCTAGAAGAAGATTATCCCGGTGCCGGGACCGGGTGTGTCTATCCTCTCGATGTAAAAGGGGCGATCTCCGCGCCGTACATTCACCCAGATGACTTAAACGGGACAGTAACAGCACTGAAAGCAATTGCTAATAATCCCAATAAGGCACGCAAGCAAGCGAGCATTTTGAGAGAAATGCTGCTTGAAAAGAACACATGGGCTGCGTGTGCTGAAAAGGCGGCGAATGCCTTTGGCTGGGACATGAAAAAAGGCAGCATGCCTGCCATCACCCCCGAAAACCTCCCACAAGCGCCAAACTCTATTGCGCCCGCTCCTGCACTTGCGCCCGCTGATGGTGAACAGGGACCACTTCGTATGCCTGTTGGGCAATGGCGTGCGGGTGCTGGAATGGCTGACAGCCAGTTGCTTCGTGCGGAAGAGGCATTGCTGCCTTTTGATCCGGCCCGCGAGCCCGATGTTGATCGCCTGAATGAATGGCTAGATGATCCGCAGTGGCCACTGTCTGTGAGGTTAATCACGGGCGCCGGTGGGCAAGGTAAGACCCGATTGGCCCTTGAGGTTTGTCAGCAGCGGCTCGCCTCAGGTTGGCAGGCGGGCTTCCTTGACAGCAACCTTGAAGCCAACCGAATGGCCGCCAACTGGCAGGATTTGCGCAAGCTAGACAAGCCGCTCTTGATCGTCATTGACTATGCGGAAACTCGACAGACAGCATTTCTCGCACTGCTAAAAGCCACGCTGCAAAATCCTGGCAGCCGATCTGTGCGAATGCTGTTGCTCGCGCGCGATGGCGGCGAATGGTGGGACAACCTTCCTAGTAAAGATCCTCAGTGCGAAGCGTTGCTGAGCGGTTATGCGACGACGGGACCCTTCCGGCTGCCGGCGCTATACGCAGCGGAACACGATCGTAGGAAGGCTTATACAACGGCGCTACAGGCGTTTGCGCAGACTCTCGCCGTGACCGCTCCAGGTATCGTTCCTGATCTAATCGCCGACCACTTTGAGCGTCCATTGTATGTACAAATGGCTGCGCTTCTAGCGCTATATGGTGAGCGTCCGACCACAGCTCAGGGGCTAACGAAGGCGCTCTTAAATCACGAACGCCGTTATTGGCGGGGAGTCCTCGCTCACTTCAATTGGCCGGAACCTGAGCGACGTGCTGAGCAGTTGCTTGCGCTCGCGACCCTTGCGGGCGGCTTTGCCACGGCCAAAGTTGCCGAGCCGTATTGGGTCAAAGCAAGAGGAAGAGTTCTCAGCACAGGAGAATTCAATTCTTTGTTTCGCGCCTTAGCCACGTTGTACCCCGAAGTTCAGGGATTACAACCCTTGCGTCCCGATCTGCTCGGCGAAGCCTTAGTGGCACAGGCTCTTCTTCGCCCCGATGCTGACACGCTTCTCGACGCAGTCTTAAGTAATACAGCAACTCAACCCATTCGTCGCAATGCACTGACAGTGCTTGCCCGCCTATCCGCTCAGCGCCCAGACTTGCAACAAATCTTGGTGGATGCTTTGTCACGCCAGTTTTCCCATTGTTGCAAGGATGTGGTGGCAGTCAGCACCGAGACCGCGAGCCGCTTGCCCGAGTTGGCAGAGTTGGCGTTTGTCGGTCTGTCGCCGGTCAGCAAAAGCCAAGCGGCTGGCTTGTTGGCTCCGCTATTCAAAGAAGAATCAGTACAACTCGCTCAACTGGGTTGCATGGTATCTGAGTATCTGGCTGGGAAATCTCGTGATAAATTTGAAAAGAAACCGGGCGATCTGAACCGGATGGCTGACTATGCCCGAGAGTTGACCATTTATGCGCTCCATCTATCCCGCATCGGTCATTACCAGCAGGCTTGCGATGTTGGTCTGGATGGCCTGGAACTCTATAACCGCCTGACCCTCAAAGACCCTAAGCGATTTGAACCTGACTATGCGGGCGCATTAGGCAACTACGCGCTTGATTTGAGTAATGCCGGCAAGGACGAAGAGGCGCTTGAGCGCGACCGCGAAGCTTGGGAGATTTACAAGCGGTTGGCGCTGAAGAACCCCGACCGCTTCGAGCCTGACTATGCGAGGTCATTAAACAACTACGCCGGTCATTTGAGTGATGGTGGTCAATACGAGGAGGCGCTTGAGCATGCCCGCGAGGCTTGGGAGATTCGCAAGCGGTTGGCGCTGAAGAACCCCGACCGCTTTGCCACCGAGCTATTCCGTAATACATGCTTTGTAGATTTCCTGGCCTGGTTATGCAATCAAAGCGTCGACAGTGATAAACCTGAGCTAAACCAATTAATGACATTTATGGCTCCTCATCAGCGCGCTCTAATGCTACTTTTTTCGGCATTCGTGGAAGGCTGCACAGCAGCGAACCAAGATGCTCGCAATGAAGATTTTCGGAGAGTGCTTTTGTGGTGGGCTGAGTGTTCAGTTGCGAGCAAGAACATGGGCGAGCCCTATTGGTTATGTGCGGCTGCTTGGTGTGCTCAGTTTGATCCAGCGGAGCTAGTGGAGACTGATTGGGAGGCTAGCTGGCAACAATTTGTGAAGCAACGAAATGGCTGGATACCAGCGTGGATGTCAGAGGTAGCGCGACGGCTGGAATTCCAGTGGCCCAGCTAAAAAAACAGAGCCATATTCTTATCGACGTCATTAATCGAAGGAGTGGCGAGGGGCGTCCTACAACTTGTGCTCGCCGCGCACGTAATACTTGAAAGCCATCTTGGCGAGCTTCCAGACCTTGCCCCATTCGATGTTGCCTTCTTCGCCGCGCACTAACTGGTTGACCAGCATCGAGCGCAGATAGCGGCCCTCGCGCATGAACATGAAGCGCTTGGCGTAGGGGCGGGCGA
Coding sequences:
- a CDS encoding glycosyltransferase; amino-acid sequence: MYTLVTFATQWGSKHGGINSFNTDFLSAFGAAYNLSTQIICIVASNTPEASEDASKWHVRLVPLPYDPAAKAFGQDHGEAGVQQLKRFNIDFDPDKTVWLGHDRITGEAAIAAAKVAGGRSAVIHHMSYNHYESYAEDSQSALIKTETQARLFQNADLVLAVGPLLRDAVKDLISEGKPVHMLIPGLAEIDPQNAPNTFVAFLSGRLSDDAARIKQGNLGLAAFARAHRDARENEMPDALRNQPKLLLRGVDFEGQSSDSPLRNPREVEAELKQFAYGYADAVINLHALPYTEDRQQLYRELSRASVALMPSWHEGFGLVAWEAIAAGVPLIVSKQSGVYRLLEEDYPGAGTGCVYPLDVKGAISAPYIHPDDLNGTVTALKAIANNPNKARKQASILREMLLEKNTWAACAEKAANAFGWDMKKGSMPAITPENLPQAPNSIAPAPALAPADGEQGPLRMPVGQWRAGAGMADSQLLRAEEALLPFDPAREPDVDRLNEWLDDPQWPLSVRLITGAGGQGKTRLALEVCQQRLASGWQAGFLDSNLEANRMAANWQDLRKLDKPLLIVIDYAETRQTAFLALLKATLQNPGSRSVRMLLLARDGGEWWDNLPSKDPQCEALLSGYATTGPFRLPALYAAEHDRRKAYTTALQAFAQTLAVTAPGIVPDLIADHFERPLYVQMAALLALYGERPTTAQGLTKALLNHERRYWRGVLAHFNWPEPERRAEQLLALATLAGGFATAKVAEPYWVKARGRVLSTGEFNSLFRALATLYPEVQGLQPLRPDLLGEALVAQALLRPDADTLLDAVLSNTATQPIRRNALTVLARLSAQRPDLQQILVDALSRQFSHCCKDVVAVSTETASRLPELAELAFVGLSPVSKSQAAGLLAPLFKEESVQLAQLGCMVSEYLAGKSRDKFEKKPGDLNRMADYARELTIYALHLSRIGHYQQACDVGLDGLELYNRLTLKDPKRFEPDYAGALGNYALDLSNAGKDEEALERDREAWEIYKRLALKNPDRFEPDYARSLNNYAGHLSDGGQYEEALEHAREAWEIRKRLALKNPDRFATELFRNTCFVDFLAWLCNQSVDSDKPELNQLMTFMAPHQRALMLLFSAFVEGCTAANQDARNEDFRRVLLWWAECSVASKNMGEPYWLCAAAWCAQFDPAELVETDWEASWQQFVKQRNGWIPAWMSEVARRLEFQWPS